From one Anabas testudineus chromosome 21, fAnaTes1.2, whole genome shotgun sequence genomic stretch:
- the dap1b gene encoding death associated protein 1b isoform X1: MVQQLSKCGGQESPLLKAGHPPAVKAGGKRVVKKSLEESATHGTPEKETRRSEKLSRSLATSNRMQQVSMLLAGTLDKLSHDFPETPVSVRHSKVHPAVEKPHSHRTFVIQQPRKY; the protein is encoded by the exons atggtgcaGCAACTGTCGAAATGTGGAGGACAGGAGAGTCCTCTGCTGAAAGCTGGCCACCCTCCTGCAG TGAAGGCAGGAGGTAAACGGGTGGTGAAGAAAAGTTTGGAGGAGAGTGCCACCCATGGGACACCAGAGAAGGAGACGAGGAGATCGGAAAAGCTGAG CAGGTCCCTTGCCACCTCCAACAGGATGCAACAAGTCAGCATGCTGCTGGCAGGAACTCTTGACAAG CTGAGCCACGACTTTCCGGAGACGCCGGTGAGCGTGAGGCACAGCAAGGTGCACCCCGCGGTGGAGAAGCCCCACTCACACCGCACCTTTGTCATCCAGCAGCCGAGGAAGTATTGA
- the dap1b gene encoding death associated protein 1b isoform X2 — MVQQLSKCGGQESPLLKAGHPPAVKAGGKRVVKKSLEESATHGTPEKETRRSEKLRSLATSNRMQQVSMLLAGTLDKLSHDFPETPVSVRHSKVHPAVEKPHSHRTFVIQQPRKY, encoded by the exons atggtgcaGCAACTGTCGAAATGTGGAGGACAGGAGAGTCCTCTGCTGAAAGCTGGCCACCCTCCTGCAG TGAAGGCAGGAGGTAAACGGGTGGTGAAGAAAAGTTTGGAGGAGAGTGCCACCCATGGGACACCAGAGAAGGAGACGAGGAGATCGGAAAAGCTGAG GTCCCTTGCCACCTCCAACAGGATGCAACAAGTCAGCATGCTGCTGGCAGGAACTCTTGACAAG CTGAGCCACGACTTTCCGGAGACGCCGGTGAGCGTGAGGCACAGCAAGGTGCACCCCGCGGTGGAGAAGCCCCACTCACACCGCACCTTTGTCATCCAGCAGCCGAGGAAGTATTGA